In the genome of Flavobacterium panacagri, one region contains:
- a CDS encoding ATP-dependent Clp protease adaptor ClpS, translating into MSTKEKVRERIREKEATGFNNEIIVYNDDVNTFDHVIDTLMRVCSHTAEQAEQCSLIVHYNGKCTVKTGPIDKLKPQCTQLLEAGLSAEIV; encoded by the coding sequence ATGAGTACTAAAGAAAAAGTTAGAGAAAGAATTCGCGAGAAAGAAGCAACGGGTTTCAATAACGAAATTATCGTTTACAATGATGACGTAAACACTTTTGATCACGTAATTGACACTCTTATGCGTGTTTGCAGCCACACAGCCGAACAAGCTGAACAGTGTTCTTTAATTGTACATTACAACGGGAAATGCACTGTAAAAACAGGCCCGATTGACAAATTAAAACCACAATGTACACAACTTTTAGAAGCAGGACTGAGCGCTGAAATTGTTTAG
- a CDS encoding BT_3928 family protein: MKNIITQFSRLFVGILFIISGLIKLNDPVGFSYKLAEYFSEPVFNMPFLEPLALGLAIFLVILEVVLGVMLLVGYKSKLTIWALLLLIVFFTFLTFYSAYFDVVKDCGCFGDALHLTPWQSFTKDVVLLFFILILFINKKLVKPLFSKMITNIVVLISIILCVFMAVWVLNHNPIKDFRPYKVGTNIEKGMEIPEGAPKSVVEMIFIYKVNGVEKEFTEKDLMNIPEGATFVDRKDKVISEGYVPPIHDFTMTKDDSDYKEELLKEPKLLIFVTYDLNLSNPEGMKKLAKVSGDAKAKGYKVIGMTASGADEIAKAKKQYNLDTEFYFCDGTALKTVERANPSIVVVQNGTIVQKVHYNDVDDLKL; this comes from the coding sequence ATGAAAAACATCATTACCCAATTCTCCCGATTATTTGTCGGCATCCTATTTATCATTTCTGGATTAATCAAGCTAAATGATCCAGTTGGTTTCTCTTATAAATTAGCAGAATATTTTAGCGAACCCGTTTTCAATATGCCATTTTTAGAGCCATTGGCTTTAGGATTAGCTATCTTTTTAGTAATTCTGGAAGTAGTATTAGGTGTAATGCTTTTAGTGGGTTACAAATCAAAATTAACGATTTGGGCATTATTGCTTTTAATAGTTTTCTTTACATTCCTTACCTTCTACTCTGCTTATTTTGATGTCGTTAAAGATTGTGGCTGTTTTGGAGATGCTTTACACTTAACACCTTGGCAGTCTTTCACAAAAGATGTTGTTTTACTTTTCTTTATTTTGATTTTGTTCATCAATAAAAAATTGGTAAAACCTTTATTTTCAAAAATGATTACCAATATCGTTGTATTAATCAGCATTATTCTTTGTGTATTTATGGCGGTTTGGGTTTTAAATCACAATCCGATAAAGGATTTCCGTCCTTATAAAGTGGGAACCAACATTGAGAAAGGAATGGAAATTCCAGAAGGTGCACCAAAATCGGTGGTTGAAATGATTTTTATCTACAAAGTAAATGGTGTTGAAAAAGAATTTACGGAGAAAGATTTAATGAATATCCCGGAAGGCGCGACTTTCGTTGATAGAAAAGACAAGGTAATTTCTGAAGGTTACGTTCCTCCAATTCATGATTTCACCATGACAAAAGACGATTCTGATTATAAAGAAGAGTTGTTAAAAGAGCCAAAACTATTAATTTTTGTTACCTACGATTTGAATTTATCAAATCCTGAAGGAATGAAAAAATTAGCAAAAGTAAGTGGTGATGCAAAAGCTAAAGGATATAAAGTGATTGGAATGACTGCTTCCGGAGCAGATGAAATAGCAAAAGCTAAAAAACAATATAACTTGGATACAGAATTCTATTTCTGCGACGGAACAGCTTTAAAAACCGTTGAAAGAGCAAATCCAAGTATTGTGGTAGTTCAAAACGGAACTATTGTTCAAAAAGTACATTACAACGATGTTGATGATTTGAAGTTGTAG
- a CDS encoding DUF1599 domain-containing protein, which yields MKNTSEEFDNVIAVCRTLFINKMTDYGSAWRILRLPSLTDQIFIKAQRIRSLQENEVRKVDEDEKGEFIGIINYSIMALIQLDLGVVDQPDLDVEKATELYDAKVKLTKDLMEAKNHDYGEAWRDMRVSSLTDLILQKLLRVKQIEDNKGKTIVSEGIDANYQDMINYSVFALILNPINK from the coding sequence ATGAAGAATACTTCCGAAGAGTTTGATAATGTTATCGCGGTTTGCCGTACGTTGTTTATCAATAAAATGACAGATTATGGCAGTGCATGGAGAATTTTGAGATTACCATCGCTTACTGATCAGATTTTTATAAAAGCACAAAGAATTAGAAGTTTACAGGAAAATGAAGTCCGTAAAGTAGATGAAGACGAAAAAGGAGAATTTATCGGAATCATCAATTATTCTATTATGGCTTTGATTCAGTTAGATTTAGGTGTCGTAGATCAACCTGATTTGGACGTTGAAAAAGCAACTGAATTATATGATGCTAAAGTAAAACTGACTAAAGATTTGATGGAAGCCAAAAATCACGATTATGGAGAAGCGTGGCGCGACATGCGTGTAAGCTCTTTAACCGATTTGATTTTGCAGAAATTACTTCGCGTCAAACAAATCGAAGACAACAAAGGAAAAACGATAGTTTCTGAAGGAATTGATGCGAATTATCAGGATATGATTAATTACTCCGTTTTTGCCTTAATTTTAAATCCAATAAACAAATAA
- a CDS encoding TlpA family protein disulfide reductase, with the protein MKQIALVVIAFITFSCSQAQKTAFSKEALAEKLLGTDDSQTTFKNILKKYKGKTLVIEVWASWCGDCVKAMPKLKELQANNPDVSYLFISADKTADKWKAGIEKHELNKGDHYMMNDGMKGLFGKAIDLDWIPRYIVVDKTGKIVLYRAIETDFAKIDETLKSLK; encoded by the coding sequence ATGAAACAAATTGCTTTAGTAGTAATTGCATTTATTACCTTTTCTTGCTCTCAGGCTCAAAAAACAGCTTTCTCCAAAGAAGCTTTAGCCGAAAAATTATTAGGAACAGACGACAGCCAAACTACCTTTAAAAACATCTTAAAAAAATACAAAGGCAAAACTTTAGTGATTGAAGTTTGGGCTTCCTGGTGTGGTGATTGCGTAAAAGCAATGCCAAAATTAAAAGAATTACAAGCTAATAATCCTGATGTATCTTACTTATTCATTTCGGCTGATAAAACAGCTGACAAATGGAAAGCTGGAATCGAAAAACACGAATTAAACAAAGGTGATCATTATATGATGAATGACGGAATGAAAGGTCTTTTCGGAAAAGCGATCGATTTAGACTGGATTCCAAGATACATTGTTGTAGATAAAACAGGTAAAATTGTCCTTTACCGCGCTATCGAAACTGATTTTGCTAAAATCGATGAAACTTTAAAATCATTGAAATAA
- a CDS encoding alpha/beta hydrolase — translation MKQISKSFLTFLLIVFLIQTSFSQSETLKKDQRYIFFLHNKFIEENPLNVAHPEYGKAEYNEILASFRKDGFVVYSEIRKKNTNAYDYAEKITKQIKKLLKQGIAPNKITVIGTSKGGYIAQYVSTFVANPEMNFVFIGCFRDVDIKEIPDINFCGNILTIYEKSDIYGVSAIKRKETSKLKVNHFKEIELNTNLKHGFLYKALDEWIVPSKKWANGNYNLN, via the coding sequence ATGAAACAAATCTCAAAGTCATTCCTGACCTTTTTACTAATTGTTTTCTTAATTCAAACAAGTTTTAGCCAATCCGAAACATTAAAAAAAGACCAACGTTATATCTTTTTCCTTCACAATAAGTTTATAGAAGAAAATCCTTTGAATGTTGCACATCCAGAATATGGAAAAGCTGAATACAATGAAATTTTAGCTTCTTTTCGAAAAGACGGTTTCGTTGTCTATAGCGAAATCAGAAAGAAAAATACGAATGCATACGACTACGCCGAAAAGATAACAAAACAAATCAAAAAACTTCTAAAACAAGGAATTGCTCCGAATAAAATTACCGTAATCGGAACTTCTAAAGGTGGTTATATTGCCCAATACGTTTCGACTTTTGTGGCCAATCCAGAAATGAATTTTGTTTTTATTGGATGTTTCAGAGATGTTGACATAAAAGAAATTCCGGATATTAATTTCTGTGGTAACATTCTAACCATTTACGAGAAATCAGATATTTATGGTGTTTCAGCAATCAAACGCAAAGAAACTTCAAAACTGAAAGTCAATCATTTTAAAGAAATAGAATTGAATACCAATCTTAAACATGGTTTTTTATATAAAGCTTTAGACGAATGGATTGTTCCAAGTAAAAAATGGGCAAATGGAAATTATAATCTGAATTAA
- a CDS encoding antibiotic biosynthesis monooxygenase family protein: MILEAAFLYVKPELVNQFEDDFAKASQYISSIDGYLGHRLEKCLEVENKYLLLVDWNTLEDHTVGFRTSEAYLEWKKILHHYYEPFPIVEHFETVFENKK; the protein is encoded by the coding sequence ATGATTCTAGAAGCAGCATTTCTTTATGTAAAACCAGAATTAGTCAATCAATTTGAAGATGATTTTGCAAAAGCAAGTCAATACATTTCATCAATAGATGGTTATTTAGGACATCGTTTGGAAAAGTGTCTTGAAGTCGAAAACAAATATCTCTTGCTGGTGGACTGGAATACACTTGAAGACCACACAGTAGGTTTTAGAACCTCTGAAGCGTATTTAGAATGGAAAAAGATTCTACACCATTATTACGAACCATTTCCAATTGTAGAACATTTCGAAACCGTTTTTGAGAATAAAAAATAA
- the tpiA gene encoding triose-phosphate isomerase produces MRKSIVAGNWKMHKNAAQTEELLNELVAKIPAKTNAQVIVAPTFVNLQAAAAKLKNTTIGVSAQNVHQAEGGAFTGEISADMLTSIGVNTVILGHSERRAIFHETDALIANKVDTALKHDMTVIFCFGEELKDRQSDNHFNIVENQLRDGLFHITKESWSKVVLAYEPVWAIGTGETASPEQAQEMHEFIRETIRKAFGAEIADEVSILYGGSVKPENAKEIFSKPDVDGGLIGGAALKADDFLAIVTAI; encoded by the coding sequence ATGAGAAAATCGATTGTTGCAGGAAACTGGAAAATGCATAAAAATGCGGCACAGACTGAAGAATTATTAAATGAATTAGTAGCTAAAATTCCAGCTAAAACAAATGCACAAGTAATTGTAGCTCCAACATTTGTAAACTTACAAGCAGCTGCTGCAAAATTAAAAAATACCACTATCGGTGTTTCTGCTCAAAATGTTCACCAAGCTGAAGGCGGTGCTTTTACGGGAGAAATTTCTGCTGATATGTTAACTAGCATTGGTGTTAACACTGTAATTTTAGGTCACTCTGAGCGTAGAGCTATTTTCCACGAAACAGATGCTTTAATCGCAAACAAAGTAGATACTGCTTTAAAACATGATATGACTGTTATTTTCTGCTTCGGAGAAGAATTAAAAGACCGTCAGTCTGATAATCATTTCAATATTGTTGAGAATCAATTACGTGACGGATTATTCCACATCACAAAAGAATCTTGGTCAAAAGTGGTTTTAGCTTATGAGCCAGTTTGGGCTATCGGAACTGGAGAAACTGCTTCACCAGAACAAGCACAAGAAATGCACGAATTCATCAGAGAAACTATCCGTAAAGCTTTTGGAGCTGAAATCGCTGATGAAGTTTCAATCTTATACGGTGGTTCTGTAAAACCAGAAAACGCTAAAGAAATTTTCTCTAAACCAGACGTTGACGGTGGTTTAATTGGAGGCGCTGCTTTAAAAGCAGATGATTTCTTAGCAATCGTTACAGCTATCTAA
- the kdsA gene encoding 3-deoxy-8-phosphooctulonate synthase — protein MNIQHIPQIKHTDSGNFFLLAGPCAIEGEEMALRIAEKLVGITDNLQIPYVFKGSFKKANRSRIDSFSGIGDEKALKILRKVSETFHVPTVTDIHTNEDADMAAQYVDVLQIPAFLVRQTDLVVAAANTGKTVNLKKGQFMSPESMKHAVQKVLDCNNENVMVTDRGTMFGYQDMIVDFRGIPTMQQYASTVLDVTHSLQQPNQTAGVTGGRPDMIETVAKAGIAVGVDGIFIETHFDPANAKSDGANMLHLDYFEGLMNKLVAIRKTINAF, from the coding sequence ATGAACATACAACATATTCCACAAATTAAACATACTGACAGCGGAAATTTCTTTTTATTAGCGGGGCCTTGCGCCATTGAAGGAGAAGAAATGGCGCTGAGAATTGCTGAAAAATTAGTTGGTATTACCGATAATCTTCAGATTCCTTATGTGTTTAAAGGATCTTTTAAAAAAGCAAACCGTTCTAGAATTGACAGTTTCTCTGGAATTGGTGACGAAAAAGCTTTAAAAATCTTAAGAAAAGTATCTGAAACTTTTCACGTTCCAACTGTTACTGACATTCATACAAACGAAGATGCCGATATGGCTGCGCAATATGTAGACGTTTTACAGATTCCTGCTTTCTTAGTGCGCCAGACTGATCTTGTTGTTGCAGCCGCAAATACTGGAAAAACAGTAAACTTGAAAAAAGGACAATTTATGAGTCCAGAAAGCATGAAACATGCCGTGCAAAAAGTGTTGGACTGTAATAACGAAAATGTTATGGTTACAGATCGCGGTACCATGTTTGGCTACCAAGACATGATTGTTGATTTTAGAGGCATTCCTACTATGCAGCAATATGCTTCTACTGTTTTGGATGTTACGCATTCATTGCAACAGCCAAACCAGACTGCAGGAGTTACAGGCGGAAGACCTGATATGATTGAAACCGTTGCTAAAGCTGGTATTGCTGTTGGCGTTGATGGAATCTTTATTGAAACGCATTTTGATCCTGCAAATGCAAAAAGTGATGGCGCTAACATGTTACACTTAGACTATTTTGAAGGTTTAATGAACAAGTTAGTTGCTATTAGAAAAACAATTAACGCATTTTAA
- the folP gene encoding dihydropteroate synthase: protein MFINCKGELIDLTIPKVMGILNVTPNSFFDGGKYKNEDEIISQVDKMLSEGATFIDIGAYSSKPSAEFVSEQEEINRIVPAIELILKHFPDALLSIDTFRAEVAKASIESGAAIINDIAAGELDDKMFEVIAKYNVPYIMMHMRGNPQTMQSLTQYEDIVKEMLFYFSEKVQEARALGINDLILDPGFGFAKTTDQNYEVMKQMELFNLLELPVLAGISRKSMIYKTLDITPQEALNGTTFLNTIALMKGAKILRVHDVKEAVECVTLFDKIN from the coding sequence ATGTTTATTAACTGTAAAGGCGAACTTATAGATTTAACGATTCCGAAAGTAATGGGAATTCTAAACGTAACGCCAAATTCTTTCTTTGACGGAGGAAAATATAAAAATGAAGACGAGATTATTTCACAAGTTGATAAAATGCTTTCTGAAGGCGCCACATTCATAGATATTGGAGCGTATTCAAGCAAGCCAAGTGCTGAATTTGTTTCAGAACAAGAAGAAATCAATCGAATTGTTCCCGCAATAGAATTGATTTTAAAGCATTTTCCAGATGCATTATTGTCAATTGATACTTTTCGAGCAGAAGTTGCAAAAGCTAGCATCGAAAGTGGCGCAGCAATTATAAATGATATTGCAGCTGGCGAACTGGACGATAAAATGTTTGAAGTGATTGCCAAATACAACGTTCCATACATTATGATGCACATGCGCGGTAATCCGCAGACCATGCAGAGTTTGACGCAATATGAGGATATTGTAAAAGAAATGCTTTTTTATTTTTCTGAAAAAGTGCAAGAAGCAAGAGCTTTAGGAATCAACGATTTGATTTTAGATCCGGGTTTTGGTTTTGCCAAAACAACCGATCAAAATTATGAAGTGATGAAACAAATGGAACTTTTTAATTTATTAGAATTGCCAGTTTTAGCAGGAATTTCAAGAAAATCGATGATTTATAAGACACTTGATATTACACCGCAGGAAGCTTTAAATGGCACCACTTTTCTGAATACGATTGCTTTGATGAAAGGGGCAAAAATTCTTCGTGTTCATGATGTGAAGGAAGCTGTGGAATGTGTTACTTTGTTTGATAAGATTAATTAA
- a CDS encoding sterol desaturase family protein — protein sequence MEEYGKILIIAMPIFLTLIIIEKIYGIYTKNDTAPLIDSVSSISSGITNSVKDVLGLSITFLSYEWLVSKIALQHLEANVLSYFIAFFVIDFYGYWSHRLAHQINFLWNKHAIHHSSEEFNLSCALRQPIASLVNLFTFLLIPAALLGVPASVIAITLPIHLFLQFWYHTKHIKKMGFVEHILVTPSHHRVHHAINPEYLDKNHSQIFIFWDKLFGTFQEELDDVPPVFGITRPANTWNPIKINFQHLTLLIKDAWRAPKWKDKFTIWFKPTGWRPENFEEKYPVNKIENVFDFEKYGTQNSQRLIYWSVAQVLITLLFVSFLFDNIAKIGLPNIFVYGFFIFITIYSYSELMDKNRFAVLWEILRLGIVICIISYYGDWFGLNNVIPIGNYIIFTYSILSIIATVYFVRYDFKNQPKPIYNS from the coding sequence ATGGAGGAATATGGAAAGATATTGATTATTGCAATGCCTATTTTTTTGACCTTAATTATCATCGAAAAAATATACGGCATCTATACTAAAAATGATACGGCACCTCTAATTGATAGCGTATCCAGCATTAGTTCTGGAATTACAAATTCCGTAAAAGATGTTTTGGGTTTAAGTATTACTTTTCTTTCCTACGAATGGCTGGTTTCAAAAATTGCTTTACAGCACTTAGAAGCAAACGTTCTCTCCTACTTCATTGCTTTTTTTGTCATTGACTTCTACGGTTATTGGAGTCATCGTTTGGCACATCAAATCAATTTTCTTTGGAACAAACATGCGATTCATCACAGCAGTGAAGAATTTAATTTATCCTGTGCGCTTCGTCAGCCCATTGCGAGTTTGGTCAATCTATTTACTTTTTTGTTAATTCCTGCCGCTTTGTTGGGCGTTCCAGCTTCTGTAATTGCCATTACGCTTCCTATTCATTTGTTTTTACAATTTTGGTATCATACCAAACATATAAAAAAAATGGGGTTTGTAGAGCATATTTTGGTTACTCCATCTCATCACAGAGTGCATCATGCCATAAATCCTGAATATTTGGATAAAAACCATTCTCAGATTTTTATTTTCTGGGATAAACTTTTCGGCACTTTTCAGGAAGAATTAGATGACGTTCCACCAGTTTTCGGAATCACAAGGCCTGCTAATACCTGGAATCCAATTAAGATTAATTTTCAACATTTAACTTTGCTTATAAAAGATGCCTGGCGTGCCCCAAAATGGAAAGACAAATTCACGATTTGGTTTAAACCCACTGGATGGCGTCCTGAAAACTTTGAAGAAAAATATCCGGTAAATAAAATTGAAAATGTTTTTGATTTTGAAAAATACGGAACGCAGAATTCTCAAAGATTAATATATTGGTCTGTTGCTCAAGTTTTGATAACCTTATTATTTGTTAGTTTTCTTTTTGATAATATCGCTAAGATTGGACTTCCAAATATCTTTGTTTATGGCTTTTTTATTTTCATTACCATTTACAGTTATTCAGAGTTAATGGACAAAAACAGGTTTGCTGTTTTGTGGGAAATTTTACGATTGGGCATCGTAATCTGCATTATAAGCTATTATGGAGACTGGTTTGGTTTAAATAATGTAATTCCAATTGGTAATTATATTATTTTTACATATTCAATACTATCAATTATAGCGACAGTATATTTTGTTCGTTATGATTTTAAAAACCAACCAAAACCGATATATAATTCATAA
- a CDS encoding lysoplasmalogenase, producing the protein MRNSSFFKLFIAFSIVYLAILVLGHERFDLFLKPILIPILGFAVYFYRKFPTQNTLLIALLFSWIGDVVLLFTDLGEIYFIIGLVSFLIAHILYCILFNKLNRVRKKQNKTFFVIGSILIATYLIGMVSLLMPHLGDLEIPVSIYATVISIMLLFAFNGLLVWERPGNLLVFLGAFFFIISDSILAVNKFYTPIPKSSFFIMITYLLAQYLIVLGILKLNPKKVKES; encoded by the coding sequence ATGAGAAACTCTTCATTTTTTAAACTTTTTATAGCTTTCAGCATCGTTTATCTAGCTATTCTGGTGCTTGGTCATGAACGTTTCGATCTTTTTTTAAAGCCTATTTTAATACCTATTCTAGGGTTTGCGGTTTATTTTTACCGAAAATTTCCAACTCAGAATACTTTATTGATTGCCCTTTTATTTTCTTGGATTGGAGATGTTGTCCTGCTTTTTACTGATCTTGGGGAAATCTATTTCATTATAGGTCTAGTATCCTTTTTAATAGCACATATTCTCTACTGTATCTTGTTTAACAAACTGAACAGAGTGAGAAAAAAACAAAACAAAACATTTTTTGTAATTGGAAGCATCTTAATTGCTACATATTTAATTGGAATGGTGTCTTTATTAATGCCACATTTAGGCGATCTTGAAATTCCAGTTTCTATTTACGCCACAGTCATTTCAATTATGCTTTTGTTTGCTTTTAACGGGCTTTTGGTTTGGGAAAGACCAGGAAATCTATTGGTGTTTTTAGGTGCTTTTTTCTTTATCATTTCAGATAGTATATTGGCTGTGAATAAGTTTTATACACCTATTCCAAAAAGTTCATTTTTTATAATGATTACCTACCTTCTGGCACAATATCTGATTGTGCTTGGTATTTTAAAACTAAACCCAAAAAAAGTAAAAGAATCTTAG
- the prmA gene encoding 50S ribosomal protein L11 methyltransferase: MSNIYLGYHFTIEPKELGSEILVAELGEKAFESFTETENGISAFVKKDLWDENILDDIYILQSEEFKIEYTIEEIDQVNWNEEWEKNFEPIDVDGKCHVRAPFHEKTNAEFDIVIEPKMSFGTGHHETTHMMIQHLLEMDVKGLKTLDMGCGTAILAILAEMKGAAPIDAIDIDNWCYLNSIENAERNNCKHISVYEGDAALLAGKKYDLIIANINRNILLNDMQAYVDALNPKGIILFSGFYEEDIPFIDASCVEKGLTYVKKIQRNNWVSLKYVN; this comes from the coding sequence ATGTCAAACATCTATTTAGGATATCATTTTACTATTGAACCAAAAGAATTGGGTTCAGAAATTTTAGTGGCAGAATTGGGCGAAAAAGCGTTTGAAAGTTTTACAGAAACGGAAAACGGAATTTCGGCTTTTGTGAAGAAAGATTTATGGGATGAGAATATTCTGGATGATATTTATATTTTACAATCAGAAGAGTTTAAGATTGAATATACTATTGAAGAAATCGATCAGGTAAACTGGAACGAGGAATGGGAAAAGAATTTTGAACCTATTGATGTTGATGGAAAATGCCATGTTCGTGCTCCTTTTCATGAAAAAACGAATGCCGAATTTGATATTGTAATCGAGCCCAAAATGAGTTTTGGAACAGGTCATCACGAAACAACCCACATGATGATTCAGCATTTATTGGAAATGGATGTTAAAGGCCTAAAGACTCTTGATATGGGATGCGGTACTGCTATTTTGGCTATTTTGGCTGAAATGAAAGGTGCAGCACCTATTGATGCTATTGATATTGACAACTGGTGTTATTTAAACTCTATTGAAAATGCCGAACGCAATAATTGTAAACACATCAGCGTTTATGAGGGCGATGCTGCTTTATTGGCAGGTAAAAAATATGATTTGATTATTGCCAATATCAACAGAAATATTTTGTTGAACGACATGCAGGCTTATGTTGATGCTTTGAATCCAAAAGGAATTATATTATTCAGTGGTTTTTACGAAGAAGATATTCCGTTTATCGATGCTTCTTGTGTTGAGAAAGGTTTAACTTATGTTAAAAAGATTCAAAGAAACAACTGGGTATCATTAAAATACGTAAATTAG
- a CDS encoding 2-dehydro-3-deoxyphosphooctonate aldolase — translation MKKITLFIVLLITFSSCVSTKSTLKNVDDNAPDLVLKKDNTFVITQFAKDKKYGYDPDYPVNLFFQNTNSETLNENRFLNALAGPSGEKITYTKLETCCPFPTKRSNMGAGFLNVYELTWEGQKKPIKLYLNIYEKGILMVPMGLRLKQN, via the coding sequence ATGAAAAAAATAACTCTTTTTATTGTTTTATTAATTACCTTTTCTTCTTGCGTAAGCACCAAATCGACTTTAAAAAATGTAGACGACAATGCGCCTGATTTGGTTTTAAAAAAGGACAATACTTTTGTCATTACTCAATTTGCTAAAGACAAAAAATACGGTTATGACCCTGACTATCCTGTTAATCTATTTTTCCAGAATACAAACAGTGAGACCTTAAACGAAAACCGTTTTCTAAATGCTCTTGCTGGGCCTAGCGGTGAAAAAATTACCTATACAAAACTGGAAACCTGTTGTCCGTTCCCTACCAAAAGAAGTAATATGGGTGCCGGATTTTTAAATGTTTATGAATTGACTTGGGAAGGGCAAAAAAAGCCGATTAAACTTTATCTGAATATCTATGAAAAAGGGATTTTAATGGTTCCTATGGGATTGAGATTGAAGCAGAATTAG
- the rlmH gene encoding 23S rRNA (pseudouridine(1915)-N(3))-methyltransferase RlmH, protein MNIKLIAIGKTDNKSLQTLIDDYTKRLSFYIKFDLEIIPDIKNVKNLSESQQKEKEGELILSKLSPTDQLILLDENGKTFSSVGFSEELQKKMNSGVKTLVYVIGGPYGFSETVYKKAQGKVSLSLMTFSHQMVRLFFIEQLYRGFTILRNEPYHHQ, encoded by the coding sequence ATGAATATCAAACTCATCGCCATTGGCAAAACAGATAACAAATCGCTTCAAACTCTTATTGACGATTATACCAAACGTTTGTCTTTTTACATCAAATTTGATCTGGAGATTATTCCCGACATCAAAAACGTAAAAAATTTATCTGAAAGTCAGCAAAAGGAAAAAGAAGGCGAATTGATTTTATCGAAACTTTCCCCAACCGACCAATTAATTTTATTGGATGAAAACGGAAAAACATTCTCAAGCGTTGGTTTCTCTGAAGAATTGCAAAAGAAAATGAATTCTGGTGTTAAAACTTTGGTTTATGTAATTGGCGGGCCTTACGGATTTTCTGAAACCGTTTATAAAAAAGCACAGGGAAAAGTTTCGCTTTCACTAATGACGTTTTCGCATCAAATGGTTCGTTTATTTTTTATCGAACAATTGTACCGCGGATTTACGATTTTACGAAACGAACCTTATCATCATCAGTAG